A single window of Mycobacterium sp. ITM-2016-00318 DNA harbors:
- a CDS encoding alpha-ketoacid dehydrogenase subunit beta, translated as MTQIVERPAGYGDDAHEPPLFTPVHVATTLTMVQAINRALHDAMAHDDRVLVFGEDVAKLGGVFRVTEGLSETFGDGRCFDTPLAESAIIGIAVGFAIRGFVPVPEIQFDGFSYPAFDQIVSHVAKYRVRTHGDVDMPVTIRIPSFGGIGAVEHHSESTETYWAHTAGLKVVVPSTPSDAYWLLRHSIADRDPVVFLEPKRRYWAREDVDTTVPGLPIGRAAVRRTGDDVTVLAYGGLVQTALAAADLAADHYGWHLEVVDLRSLNPLDFDTIATSVRKTGRAVVIHEGARTLGFGAELAARISEELFYDLEAPVLRATGFDTPYPPARLEKLWLPGVDRLLDCVEKAMQS; from the coding sequence ATGACTCAAATCGTCGAGCGGCCCGCCGGATACGGCGACGACGCACACGAACCGCCACTCTTCACCCCGGTGCATGTAGCCACCACCTTGACGATGGTGCAGGCGATCAACCGGGCACTGCACGACGCGATGGCGCACGACGACCGCGTCCTGGTCTTCGGCGAGGACGTCGCGAAACTCGGCGGAGTCTTCCGGGTGACCGAAGGGTTGTCCGAAACCTTCGGCGACGGAAGGTGTTTCGACACCCCGCTGGCGGAGTCAGCGATCATCGGCATCGCGGTCGGGTTTGCGATCCGGGGTTTCGTCCCGGTGCCGGAGATCCAGTTCGACGGGTTCTCCTATCCGGCGTTCGACCAGATCGTCAGTCATGTGGCGAAGTACCGGGTGCGCACCCACGGTGACGTCGACATGCCCGTCACGATCCGGATCCCGTCGTTCGGCGGGATCGGCGCGGTCGAGCACCATTCCGAATCCACCGAGACGTATTGGGCGCACACCGCGGGGTTGAAAGTCGTGGTGCCGTCGACACCGTCGGACGCCTACTGGCTGCTGCGTCACTCGATCGCCGACCGCGATCCGGTCGTGTTCCTCGAGCCGAAGCGGCGGTACTGGGCGCGCGAGGACGTCGACACCACCGTGCCAGGCTTGCCGATCGGGCGCGCTGCGGTGCGTCGTACCGGCGACGACGTCACCGTGCTCGCCTACGGGGGGCTGGTTCAAACCGCGCTCGCAGCGGCCGACTTGGCGGCCGACCACTACGGCTGGCACCTCGAGGTGGTCGACCTGCGGTCGCTCAACCCGCTCGACTTCGACACCATCGCGACATCGGTGCGCAAAACCGGCCGGGCCGTGGTGATCCACGAGGGCGCTCGCACACTCGGCTTCGGCGCCGAGTTGGCGGCCAGGATCTCCGAGGAGCTGTTCTACGACCTGGAGGCTCCGGTGTTGCGTGCCACTGGATTCGACACCCCGTACCCGCCGGCCCGACTCGAAAAGCTGTGGCTGCCCGGCGTCGACCGACTGCTCGACTGCGTCGAGAAGGCGATGCAGTCATGA
- a CDS encoding MaoC family dehydratase, producing the protein MSDKRIVVQRGLWFEEFEPGVLYQHRPGRTITEADNVLFTTLTMNTQALHLDAAFSDALPPFNQRLVNSMFTLSTLVGLSVAQLTQGTIVGNLGFGEVAFPKPLFHGDTLYAETEVVDKRASKSRPGEGIVTFAHTGRNQHGDVVATASRKTMVRKRPEGDA; encoded by the coding sequence GTGAGCGACAAGAGGATTGTCGTCCAGCGCGGCCTGTGGTTCGAGGAGTTCGAGCCCGGCGTGCTGTACCAGCATCGGCCGGGCCGAACCATCACCGAAGCCGACAACGTCCTGTTCACCACGCTGACGATGAACACCCAAGCGCTGCATCTCGATGCGGCCTTCTCCGATGCGCTGCCACCGTTCAACCAGCGGCTGGTGAACTCCATGTTCACGCTGTCGACGCTCGTCGGCCTTTCGGTAGCGCAACTCACCCAGGGCACCATCGTCGGTAACCTCGGCTTCGGCGAGGTCGCCTTCCCGAAGCCGCTCTTCCACGGCGACACCCTGTACGCGGAGACGGAGGTAGTCGACAAACGCGCATCGAAGAGCCGCCCGGGCGAGGGCATCGTGACCTTCGCCCACACCGGCCGCAACCAGCATGGCGACGTCGTCGCGACGGCGTCGCGAAAAACCATGGTGCGCAAGCGGCCTGAGGGAGACGCATAG
- a CDS encoding CoA ester lyase, which produces MALARTGPGWLFCPADRPERFAKAAAADVVILDLEDGVAAKDRELARAALIDTPLDPDRTVVRVNPAATDDHALDLDALAKTKYSTVMLAKTEDPQQIRDLAPLDVVVLIETPLGAVVVNELARIDNAFALMWGAEDLFAVTGGTANRWPDDSYRDVAKQVRSQTLLAAKAYGRMALDSVYLDIKNLDGLRGEADDAVAVGFDAKVAIHPTQVAVIRDAYAPTAEQVDWARRVLDTARGERGVFQFEGIMVDAPVLRRAERIVGLAPHPGT; this is translated from the coding sequence GTGGCACTCGCACGGACCGGACCGGGCTGGCTGTTCTGTCCGGCCGACCGCCCGGAACGATTCGCGAAGGCCGCCGCCGCCGACGTGGTGATCCTCGATTTGGAAGACGGGGTCGCCGCCAAGGACCGGGAACTGGCCCGCGCAGCACTCATCGACACTCCGCTCGACCCCGACCGCACAGTGGTCCGGGTGAACCCCGCCGCCACCGACGATCACGCCTTGGATCTCGATGCGCTGGCCAAGACGAAGTACTCCACCGTGATGCTCGCCAAGACCGAGGACCCGCAGCAGATTCGCGACCTCGCGCCTCTCGACGTCGTCGTGCTGATCGAGACGCCGCTCGGCGCGGTCGTCGTCAACGAACTCGCCCGCATCGACAACGCCTTCGCCCTGATGTGGGGCGCCGAGGATCTGTTCGCGGTCACCGGCGGCACGGCCAACCGGTGGCCCGACGACAGCTACCGCGACGTCGCCAAGCAGGTGCGGTCGCAGACGCTGCTCGCGGCCAAGGCGTACGGGCGGATGGCGCTGGATTCCGTGTACCTCGACATCAAGAACCTCGACGGCCTGCGCGGCGAGGCCGACGACGCCGTCGCGGTGGGTTTCGACGCCAAGGTCGCCATCCATCCGACGCAGGTCGCGGTCATTCGCGACGCCTATGCACCGACGGCCGAGCAGGTCGATTGGGCGCGCCGGGTCCTCGACACCGCGCGCGGCGAACGCGGGGTCTTCCAGTTCGAGGGCATAATGGTGGATGCCCCAGTGCTGCGGCGGGCAGAGCGCATCGTCGGGCTAGCGCCTCACCCTGGCACCTAG
- a CDS encoding biotin carboxylase N-terminal domain-containing protein, producing MTFDTVLVANRGEIAVRVIRTLREMGVRSVAVFSDADANARHVTEADVAVRIGPAPARQSYLNIEAVVDAARRTGAQAIHPGYGFLSENAEFAAALEAAGIVFIGPPVTAIQTMGDKIAAKTTVSAFGVPVVPGVARPGLTDDELTTAAGDIGYPVLVKPSAGGGGKGMRVVREPSELSAALISARREAGAAFADDTLFLERFVLNPRHIEVQVLADGFGNVVHLGERECSLQRRHQKVIEEAPSPLLDAPTRARIGAAACDTARSVDYTGAGTVEFIVSADRPDEFFFMEMNTRLQVEHPVTEMVTGVDLVELQVRVAAGEKLPIAQDDITMTGHAIEARVYAEDPANGFLPTGGGVLGLAEPRAPGVRVDSGLAKGTMVGSDYDPMLAKVIAHAVDRPGALRALDRALADTAVLGVTTNVEFLRFLLADRDVIAGRLDTGLLDRRTPDFAAAQPGDEELVAAAAYKWLLSWPVPAGNLWEVPSGWRIGQHAPTTVRLHAGERTDHVYLTGTPQAATAGVEQGKSHSLTASLDGDRLVVTLDGLRTDYLVAATDRQIWLARAGRSAVIDELREAPVRPDDEHSGDAELVSPMPGSVVAVGIEDGGTVTAGAVVVAVEAMKMEHALTAPVDGVVELLVAVGDQVKVGQPLARITASEKAEQS from the coding sequence ATGACATTCGACACTGTTCTGGTGGCCAACCGCGGTGAGATCGCAGTTCGGGTGATCCGCACGCTGCGCGAGATGGGCGTCCGCTCGGTCGCCGTCTTCAGCGACGCCGACGCGAACGCCCGCCACGTCACCGAAGCCGACGTCGCGGTCCGCATCGGCCCGGCACCGGCGCGGCAGAGCTACCTGAACATCGAGGCGGTCGTCGACGCCGCCCGCCGCACCGGCGCGCAGGCCATCCATCCCGGCTATGGATTCCTCTCGGAGAACGCCGAGTTCGCCGCAGCGCTTGAGGCGGCGGGAATCGTATTCATCGGGCCGCCGGTGACGGCCATCCAGACCATGGGCGACAAGATCGCCGCCAAGACGACGGTGTCCGCGTTCGGTGTTCCGGTGGTCCCCGGTGTCGCGCGGCCAGGCCTCACCGACGACGAATTGACCACCGCGGCGGGCGATATCGGCTATCCGGTGCTGGTGAAGCCGTCGGCGGGCGGCGGCGGCAAGGGCATGCGGGTCGTGCGCGAACCCTCCGAGCTGTCGGCTGCGTTGATCAGCGCGCGGCGTGAGGCGGGTGCGGCGTTCGCCGACGACACGCTGTTCCTGGAGCGATTCGTGTTGAATCCCCGCCACATCGAGGTCCAGGTCCTCGCCGACGGCTTCGGCAACGTTGTCCATCTCGGCGAACGGGAATGCAGTCTGCAGCGCCGCCACCAGAAGGTGATCGAAGAAGCGCCGTCGCCGCTGTTGGACGCGCCGACGCGGGCCCGCATCGGCGCCGCGGCGTGCGACACCGCCCGCAGCGTCGACTACACCGGCGCGGGCACCGTCGAATTCATCGTGTCCGCCGACCGGCCCGACGAGTTCTTCTTCATGGAGATGAACACCCGCCTGCAGGTCGAGCACCCCGTCACCGAGATGGTCACCGGCGTGGACCTCGTCGAACTGCAGGTGCGCGTCGCGGCGGGGGAGAAGCTGCCGATCGCGCAGGACGACATCACCATGACGGGGCATGCGATCGAAGCGCGCGTGTATGCCGAAGATCCCGCCAACGGATTTCTGCCCACCGGCGGCGGAGTGCTCGGCCTCGCCGAACCGCGCGCACCCGGTGTGCGCGTCGACTCCGGGCTGGCGAAGGGCACCATGGTGGGCAGCGACTACGACCCGATGCTGGCCAAGGTCATCGCCCATGCCGTCGACCGGCCGGGCGCTCTGCGTGCACTCGACCGTGCACTGGCCGACACCGCGGTGCTGGGTGTGACGACGAACGTCGAGTTTCTGCGCTTCCTGCTGGCCGACCGCGACGTGATCGCGGGCCGGCTCGACACCGGGCTGCTTGACCGCAGGACACCGGACTTCGCCGCCGCCCAACCCGGTGACGAGGAGCTCGTCGCCGCCGCGGCATACAAGTGGCTGCTCAGCTGGCCGGTGCCCGCGGGCAACCTGTGGGAGGTGCCGTCGGGCTGGCGAATCGGGCAGCACGCTCCGACAACCGTGCGGCTGCACGCGGGTGAGCGCACCGACCACGTGTATCTGACCGGGACCCCACAGGCCGCGACGGCTGGGGTTGAGCAGGGCAAATCACACTCGCTTACAGCCAGTCTCGATGGCGACCGGCTCGTCGTGACGCTTGACGGTTTGCGCACCGACTACCTCGTCGCCGCAACAGACCGGCAGATCTGGCTGGCGCGCGCGGGACGCAGCGCGGTCATTGACGAGTTGCGGGAAGCGCCCGTGCGCCCCGACGACGAACACAGCGGCGACGCCGAACTCGTCAGCCCCATGCCAGGTTCCGTGGTCGCCGTCGGTATCGAAGATGGAGGGACGGTGACCGCGGGTGCGGTCGTCGTCGCGGTCGAGGCGATGAAGATGGAACACGCACTGACCGCGCCGGTCGACGGCGTGGTGGAACTACTCGTCGCCGTCGGCGACCAGGTCAAGGTGGGCCAGCCACTGGCCCGAATCACAGCTAGTGAGAAAGCCGAACAGTCATGA
- the pdhA gene encoding pyruvate dehydrogenase (acetyl-transferring) E1 component subunit alpha → MAGSIQAPSTSIGDVELEPIALVAPDGMPTTETRYRREHPPETLNWLYELMAVTRALDAEFVNLQRQGELALFASCRGQEAAQIGSAACLRKTDWLFPQYREIGAFLLRGITPAQMGAVWRGRWHGGLGFTDRCVAPIAIPIGTHGLHAVGAAMAAQRLGEDSVTVAYIGDGATSEGDTHEALNLAAVYKAPCVFFVQNNQWAISVPVNRQQAGPSIAHRAIGYGMPGIRVDGNDVLACYAVMAEAAQRARRGDGPTLIEAVTYRMGPHTTSDDPTRYQPREEVELWAARDPIARYRNYLQTIDAWTERLHHRVEARAARLCTELRDATVNTPDMDIGDLFDTVYAEITPTLQAQRDQLMAELAKEA, encoded by the coding sequence ATGGCAGGGTCCATCCAGGCACCCTCGACGTCGATCGGTGATGTCGAGTTGGAGCCGATTGCGCTGGTCGCCCCCGACGGGATGCCGACCACCGAGACCCGGTATCGCCGAGAGCATCCCCCCGAGACGCTGAACTGGCTCTACGAGCTGATGGCGGTGACCCGCGCACTCGACGCGGAGTTCGTCAACCTGCAGCGGCAAGGTGAGCTCGCGCTGTTTGCCTCCTGCCGCGGCCAAGAGGCGGCACAGATCGGCTCGGCGGCGTGCCTGCGCAAAACCGACTGGTTGTTCCCGCAGTACCGCGAGATCGGCGCGTTCCTGCTGCGCGGCATCACGCCGGCACAGATGGGCGCGGTCTGGCGGGGTCGGTGGCACGGCGGACTCGGCTTCACCGACAGGTGCGTCGCTCCGATCGCGATTCCGATCGGCACGCACGGCTTGCACGCGGTCGGCGCGGCGATGGCCGCACAACGCCTCGGCGAGGATTCCGTGACGGTCGCCTACATCGGCGACGGTGCGACGAGCGAAGGCGACACGCACGAAGCGCTCAACTTGGCTGCGGTGTACAAGGCGCCGTGCGTGTTCTTCGTGCAGAACAACCAGTGGGCGATCTCCGTGCCGGTCAACCGTCAGCAGGCCGGCCCGTCGATCGCGCACCGGGCGATCGGCTACGGCATGCCCGGCATCCGCGTCGACGGCAACGATGTGCTGGCCTGTTATGCGGTGATGGCCGAGGCCGCCCAACGTGCCCGTAGGGGCGACGGTCCGACCCTGATCGAGGCCGTCACCTATCGGATGGGGCCGCACACCACCTCCGACGACCCGACCAGGTATCAGCCGCGAGAGGAGGTCGAGCTGTGGGCCGCGCGGGACCCGATTGCCCGCTACCGCAACTACTTACAGACCATCGACGCGTGGACCGAGCGGCTGCACCACCGCGTGGAGGCGCGGGCGGCGCGGCTGTGCACGGAATTGCGCGACGCAACTGTCAACACGCCCGACATGGACATCGGCGACCTGTTCGACACGGTCTACGCGGAGATCACCCCGACGCTGCAGGCCCAGCGGGACCAGCTGATGGCCGAGTTGGCGAAGGAGGCGTGA
- a CDS encoding PHP domain-containing protein, translating to MRDLPPVDNHVHTRWSWDTASSSSMQLACARAVELGLPGLAFTEHVDFTDWTLEGPDKHDEEVARPARVGDRPRVAPFDAQGYLADLARCRDEFPGLHILSGIEAGEPHLFRAGVASVLSVGEFERVLGSLHGIVVDGTLTGINRALFSHVDPHEVMRRYFTELLVLVDGSSVFNVLAHCDYARRYWPAERVGAYDEAEFEEEYRAVFRVLASSGRALEINTRSPMASVAQVRWWWEEGGDAVSFGSDAHTPFRVGEHFEVAVDVAEAAGFRAGRDRFDLWRR from the coding sequence GTGCGAGATCTTCCGCCGGTCGACAACCACGTCCACACGCGCTGGTCCTGGGACACCGCCTCGAGTTCGTCGATGCAGTTGGCGTGCGCGCGTGCGGTGGAACTTGGTCTCCCGGGCCTGGCGTTCACCGAACACGTCGACTTCACCGACTGGACGCTGGAGGGCCCGGACAAGCACGACGAGGAAGTCGCTCGGCCCGCGCGCGTCGGTGATCGCCCGCGCGTAGCGCCGTTCGACGCGCAGGGCTACCTCGCCGACCTCGCGCGGTGCCGCGACGAATTCCCTGGCCTGCACATTCTTTCCGGCATTGAGGCCGGCGAACCACATCTGTTTCGCGCCGGTGTGGCGTCCGTTCTGTCGGTGGGGGAGTTCGAGCGCGTACTGGGCAGCCTGCACGGGATCGTTGTCGACGGCACCCTGACCGGAATCAACCGAGCGCTGTTCAGCCACGTCGATCCCCACGAGGTGATGCGCCGGTACTTCACCGAACTCCTGGTTCTCGTCGACGGCTCATCGGTGTTCAACGTGCTGGCCCATTGCGACTACGCGCGGCGCTATTGGCCTGCCGAGCGGGTGGGCGCCTACGACGAGGCCGAATTCGAAGAGGAGTACCGGGCGGTGTTTCGCGTGCTGGCGTCCTCGGGGCGCGCCCTTGAGATCAACACGCGCAGCCCGATGGCGTCGGTGGCCCAGGTGCGGTGGTGGTGGGAAGAAGGCGGTGACGCGGTGTCCTTCGGGAGCGACGCGCATACGCCGTTCCGGGTCGGGGAGCACTTCGAGGTCGCAGTCGACGTCGCGGAAGCCGCCGGCTTCAGAGCGGGACGGGACCGGTTCGACTTGTGGCGGCGCTGA
- a CDS encoding acyl-CoA dehydrogenase family protein, which yields MSDFLATGMLPDHYEQLAKTVRDFAHSVVAPVAAKHDEEHSFPYEVVSGMADMGLFGLPFPEEYGGMGGDYFALCLALEELGKVDQSVAITLEAGVSLGAMPVYRFGNEDQKQEWLPLLASGKALGAFGLTEAGGGTDAGATRTTARLDDGHWVINGSKQFITNSGTDITKLVTVTAVTGEADGRKQISSILVPVPTDGFTAEPAYNKVGWNASDTHPLSFDDVRVPAENLLGERGRGYANFLRILDEGRIAIAALSVGAAQGCVDECVRYAMEREAFGAAIGTYQAVSFKIARMEARAYSARTAYYDAAALMLAGKPFKKAAAIAKLVASEAAMDNARDATQVFGGYGFMNEYAVARHYRDSKILEIGEGTTEVQLMLIAREAGL from the coding sequence ATGAGTGATTTTCTAGCCACCGGGATGCTGCCCGATCATTACGAGCAACTCGCCAAGACCGTGCGCGACTTCGCACATAGCGTGGTGGCACCCGTCGCCGCCAAGCACGATGAAGAGCACTCGTTCCCGTACGAAGTCGTTTCGGGGATGGCCGATATGGGACTGTTCGGCCTGCCGTTTCCCGAGGAGTACGGCGGCATGGGCGGCGACTACTTCGCGCTGTGCCTAGCACTCGAAGAACTCGGCAAGGTCGACCAGAGTGTGGCCATCACGCTCGAGGCCGGGGTCTCGCTGGGTGCCATGCCGGTCTACCGGTTCGGCAACGAGGACCAGAAGCAGGAATGGCTCCCGCTTCTGGCAAGCGGCAAGGCGCTGGGCGCCTTCGGCCTGACCGAGGCGGGCGGCGGAACCGACGCGGGTGCGACACGGACCACGGCACGACTGGACGACGGACACTGGGTCATCAACGGCAGCAAGCAGTTCATCACCAACAGCGGCACCGACATCACCAAGCTGGTGACCGTCACCGCGGTCACCGGCGAAGCCGATGGCAGGAAGCAGATCTCGTCGATCCTCGTGCCTGTGCCCACCGACGGTTTCACCGCCGAGCCCGCCTACAACAAGGTCGGCTGGAACGCCTCGGATACCCACCCGCTGAGCTTCGACGACGTTCGGGTACCCGCGGAGAACCTGCTCGGCGAGCGCGGTCGCGGCTACGCCAACTTCCTGCGCATCCTCGACGAGGGCCGGATCGCCATCGCGGCGTTGTCGGTCGGTGCGGCGCAGGGCTGCGTCGACGAATGTGTGCGCTACGCCATGGAACGCGAGGCGTTCGGCGCGGCGATCGGCACGTATCAGGCGGTGTCGTTCAAGATCGCGCGCATGGAGGCCCGCGCGTATTCCGCGCGCACCGCGTATTACGACGCGGCGGCACTCATGTTGGCGGGCAAGCCGTTCAAGAAGGCCGCCGCGATCGCCAAGCTCGTCGCCAGCGAGGCTGCGATGGACAACGCCCGCGATGCCACGCAGGTGTTCGGCGGCTACGGCTTCATGAACGAGTACGCCGTTGCGCGTCACTACCGCGACAGCAAGATCCTCGAGATCGGCGAAGGCACAACGGAAGTGCAGCTGATGCTGATCGCGCGCGAGGCGGGCCTGTGA
- a CDS encoding dihydrolipoamide acetyltransferase family protein, whose translation MNTREFLVPDLGEGLEDATITSWSVAVGDDVALNQVLCTVETNKAEVEIPSPFAGRIVELGGADGETLAVGAVLVRIATDAPAPAGQADQRPKRKPVLVGYGTDDEMDSSRRAPLPDGTRPRAKPPVRKLATDLHVDLAALAPGSGPDGIVTRDDVLSVTGHQDQASDDVGVTGLKATMAQRMTLSRSTIPDAHASVHIDCSALLAVRDRLREEVGDDGPSITAFVLTLRLLTIALTHHQMFNATWVDTAGGPHIHVHSAVHLGIGVAAPRGLLVPVVKDAQDKSTRELAMTVARLVEESRAGTVKPAQLQGSTFTVSNFGALGLDEGVPVINYPEAAILGVGSLKPRAVVVDGAVVARPTMTVTCAFDHRIADGAQVAAFLGELKRLIESPELALLDS comes from the coding sequence ATGAACACCCGCGAGTTCCTGGTTCCCGATCTCGGGGAGGGCCTCGAGGACGCGACGATCACGAGTTGGAGCGTGGCCGTCGGCGACGACGTCGCACTCAACCAGGTGCTGTGCACGGTCGAAACGAACAAGGCCGAGGTGGAGATCCCCAGCCCGTTCGCCGGCCGCATCGTCGAACTCGGCGGTGCGGACGGTGAGACGCTGGCCGTCGGCGCGGTGCTGGTGCGGATCGCGACCGATGCGCCTGCGCCTGCGGGTCAGGCCGATCAGCGTCCCAAGCGCAAGCCGGTGCTGGTCGGCTACGGCACGGACGACGAGATGGATTCCAGTAGGCGCGCGCCGCTGCCCGACGGCACACGTCCACGAGCCAAGCCCCCGGTGCGGAAGCTCGCCACCGACCTGCACGTCGACCTGGCCGCGCTGGCACCCGGTTCCGGCCCCGACGGAATCGTCACCCGCGACGACGTGCTGTCCGTGACAGGACATCAGGACCAGGCGTCAGACGACGTCGGGGTCACCGGCCTGAAAGCCACAATGGCACAGCGAATGACGTTGTCGCGAAGCACGATTCCCGATGCGCACGCCAGCGTCCACATCGACTGCTCGGCCCTGCTGGCGGTGCGCGACCGGCTGCGTGAAGAAGTCGGCGACGACGGACCGTCGATCACGGCGTTTGTGCTGACGCTTCGGCTGCTGACGATCGCGCTGACGCATCACCAGATGTTCAACGCGACGTGGGTGGACACCGCGGGCGGTCCGCACATTCACGTACATTCCGCTGTGCACCTCGGTATCGGGGTTGCCGCGCCGCGCGGGCTGCTGGTGCCCGTGGTCAAGGATGCCCAGGACAAGTCGACCCGTGAATTGGCGATGACGGTGGCTCGGCTGGTCGAGGAATCGCGCGCGGGCACCGTGAAACCCGCGCAGCTGCAAGGGTCAACCTTCACGGTGTCGAACTTCGGCGCACTCGGACTGGACGAGGGAGTGCCCGTCATCAATTACCCCGAAGCCGCCATCCTGGGCGTCGGGTCGTTGAAGCCGCGGGCGGTCGTGGTCGACGGAGCTGTGGTGGCCAGGCCGACGATGACGGTGACGTGTGCGTTCGACCATCGGATCGCCGACGGCGCACAGGTCGCCGCGTTCCTCGGCGAGTTGAAGCGGCTGATCGAGTCTCCGGAGTTGGCGCTGCTGGACAGCTGA
- a CDS encoding enoyl-CoA hydratase, whose protein sequence is MSDRVLVQVENHIALITVNDPERRNAVTAEISAGLRAAVDAAEANTDVHALIVTGAGKAFCAGADLTALGDATEDGLRTIYDGFLAVANCALPTIAAVNGAAVGAGLNLALAADVRIAGPAALFDPRFQKLGIHPGGGATWMLQRAVGVQAARASLLFGMRFDAEAAVRYGLALDVADDPVAAAKELAAGPAGAPREVVLATKASMRATANPGSIDRDQHSIAVDTELKPQATSILSPEFAERLAAAKRK, encoded by the coding sequence ATGTCCGATCGCGTCCTTGTCCAGGTCGAGAACCACATCGCGCTCATCACCGTCAACGATCCCGAGCGCCGCAACGCCGTCACCGCCGAGATCTCCGCCGGACTGCGCGCGGCCGTCGACGCCGCCGAAGCGAACACCGACGTGCACGCGCTCATCGTCACGGGGGCGGGCAAGGCGTTCTGCGCAGGCGCCGACCTGACCGCGCTCGGCGACGCGACCGAGGACGGACTGCGGACCATCTACGACGGCTTCCTCGCGGTCGCCAATTGTGCGCTTCCGACGATCGCGGCCGTCAACGGCGCGGCCGTCGGCGCGGGGCTGAATTTGGCGCTCGCCGCCGATGTGCGAATCGCCGGTCCGGCGGCGCTGTTCGATCCGCGGTTCCAGAAGCTCGGCATTCACCCCGGTGGCGGTGCGACGTGGATGCTGCAGCGCGCGGTCGGCGTGCAGGCCGCACGGGCGTCGCTGCTGTTCGGCATGCGCTTCGACGCCGAGGCGGCGGTTCGATACGGGCTCGCGCTCGACGTCGCCGACGATCCCGTCGCCGCCGCCAAGGAGCTGGCCGCGGGGCCCGCAGGCGCGCCGCGCGAGGTCGTTCTGGCGACGAAGGCGTCCATGCGGGCAACCGCCAACCCCGGCTCGATCGATCGCGATCAGCACAGCATCGCTGTGGACACCGAACTGAAACCTCAGGCCACATCGATTCTTTCGCCGGAGTTCGCCGAACGGCTGGCAGCCGCCAAGCGCAAATAG